A region of Lycium barbarum isolate Lr01 chromosome 1, ASM1917538v2, whole genome shotgun sequence DNA encodes the following proteins:
- the LOC132600739 gene encoding flavonol synthase/flavanone 3-hydroxylase-like isoform X1 has translation MATPKIPTVDLTPFFREGYDDEKRKIVDSITKACSDYGFFQVVNHGVPLDLTSQALKLAKTFFESPTEAKLKYCPLPNAPVPAGYNKKPNPSYEFNEYLIMLPPGSDFNIFPDNHPLFRFREVMEELFSQFLKIGMVVERVLSECLGLPPCVLKEFNNDRSWDFLIALFYLPATEKERIGASSHKDVSCFTIVLQDEVAGLEVQKDGEWILIAPQPGALVVNIGDALQVLTNDKFKSPTHRVLRPNGRSRNSFAFFYSLSGDKLVQPLPQFTKEIAEKPKYRPFLYKEYIQKRKENKSKHVTRLEDEITISHYAIPEE, from the exons ATGGCTACCCCAAAGATACCAACAGTTGATTTGACTCCATTCTTTAGAGAAGGATATGATGATGAAAAGAGAAAAATTGTAGATTCCATTACTAAAGCTTGTTCTGATTATGGCTTCTTCCAAGTTGTAAATCATGGTGTACCCCTTGATCTCACTAGTCAAGCTCTGAAGTTGGCCAAAACTTTCTTTGAGTCTCCAACTGAAGCCAAACTCAAATATTGTCCACTGCCTAATGCACCTGTTCCTGCAGGCTATAACAAGAAGCCTAATCCTTCTTATGAGTTCAATGAATATCTCATCATGCTTCCACCTGGTTCAGATTTTAACATCTTCCCGGACAATCATCCGCTATTTCG TTTCAGAGAGGTGATGGAAGAGTTATTCTCCCAATTCTTGAAGATAGGGATGGTTGTCGAGAGAGTGTTGAGCGAGTGCCTGGGGCTTCCTCCCTGTGTTCTTAAAGAATTCAATAATGACAGAAGCTGGGATTTCCTCATTGCTTTATTTTACTTGCCGGCAACAGAAAAGGAAAGGATAGGTGCAAGTTCACATAAAGATGTCAGTTGCTTCACAATTGTGTTACAAGATGAAGTTGCAGGCCTTGAGGTTCAAAAGGATGGCGAATGGATCCTAATAGCCCCACAACCAGGTGCTCTTGTTGTCAACATCGGTGATGCTCTTCAG GTCCTTACCAATGATAAATTCAAGAGTCCAACGCATAGGGTGTTGAGACCTAATGGAAGATCAAGGAATTCATTTGCATTCTTCTACAGTTTGTCAGGGGACAAGTTGGTTCAACCACTACCCCAGTTTACAAAGGAGATTGCAGAAAAACCAAAGTACAGACCATTCTTGTACAAAGAGTATAtacagaaaagaaaagaaaacaagtcTAAGCACGTTACCAGGCTTGAAGACGAGATTACCATATCGCACTATGCAATCCCCGAGGAGTGA
- the LOC132600739 gene encoding flavonol synthase/flavanone 3-hydroxylase-like isoform X2, whose translation MATPKIPTVDLTPFFREGYDDEKRKIVDSITKACSDYGFFQVVNHGVPLDLTSQALKLAKTFFESPTEAKLKYCPLPNAPVPAGYNKKPNPSYEFNEYLIMLPPGSDFNIFPDNHPLFREVMEELFSQFLKIGMVVERVLSECLGLPPCVLKEFNNDRSWDFLIALFYLPATEKERIGASSHKDVSCFTIVLQDEVAGLEVQKDGEWILIAPQPGALVVNIGDALQVLTNDKFKSPTHRVLRPNGRSRNSFAFFYSLSGDKLVQPLPQFTKEIAEKPKYRPFLYKEYIQKRKENKSKHVTRLEDEITISHYAIPEE comes from the exons ATGGCTACCCCAAAGATACCAACAGTTGATTTGACTCCATTCTTTAGAGAAGGATATGATGATGAAAAGAGAAAAATTGTAGATTCCATTACTAAAGCTTGTTCTGATTATGGCTTCTTCCAAGTTGTAAATCATGGTGTACCCCTTGATCTCACTAGTCAAGCTCTGAAGTTGGCCAAAACTTTCTTTGAGTCTCCAACTGAAGCCAAACTCAAATATTGTCCACTGCCTAATGCACCTGTTCCTGCAGGCTATAACAAGAAGCCTAATCCTTCTTATGAGTTCAATGAATATCTCATCATGCTTCCACCTGGTTCAGATTTTAACATCTTCCCGGACAATCATCCGCTATTTCG AGAGGTGATGGAAGAGTTATTCTCCCAATTCTTGAAGATAGGGATGGTTGTCGAGAGAGTGTTGAGCGAGTGCCTGGGGCTTCCTCCCTGTGTTCTTAAAGAATTCAATAATGACAGAAGCTGGGATTTCCTCATTGCTTTATTTTACTTGCCGGCAACAGAAAAGGAAAGGATAGGTGCAAGTTCACATAAAGATGTCAGTTGCTTCACAATTGTGTTACAAGATGAAGTTGCAGGCCTTGAGGTTCAAAAGGATGGCGAATGGATCCTAATAGCCCCACAACCAGGTGCTCTTGTTGTCAACATCGGTGATGCTCTTCAG GTCCTTACCAATGATAAATTCAAGAGTCCAACGCATAGGGTGTTGAGACCTAATGGAAGATCAAGGAATTCATTTGCATTCTTCTACAGTTTGTCAGGGGACAAGTTGGTTCAACCACTACCCCAGTTTACAAAGGAGATTGCAGAAAAACCAAAGTACAGACCATTCTTGTACAAAGAGTATAtacagaaaagaaaagaaaacaagtcTAAGCACGTTACCAGGCTTGAAGACGAGATTACCATATCGCACTATGCAATCCCCGAGGAGTGA